In the Lysinibacillus sp. PLM2 genome, one interval contains:
- the fusA gene encoding elongation factor G produces MKREFSLENTRNIGIMAHIDAGKTTTTERILYYTGKIHKIGETHEGASQMDWMEQEQERGITITSAATTAQWKGNRVNIIDTPGHVDFTVEVERSLRVLDGAVTVLDAQSGVEPQTETVWRQATTYGVPRIVFVNKMDKIGADFLYSVKTLHERLQANAHPIQLPIGSEDQFEAIIDLVEMKAIFYGNDLGTDIQEREIPEEYKAQAEEYREKLIEAVAELDEELMEKYFAGEEITIEELKAGIRKATLSVEFYPVICGTAFKNKGVQLMLDAVIDYLPAPTDVEAIKGVDPDTGEEIVRHSSDEEPFSALAFKVMTDPYVGKLTFFRVYSGILDSGSYVQNSTKGKRERVGRILQMHANSREEISKVFAGDIAAAVGLKDTTTGDTLCDEKNLVILESMEFPEPVISLSVEPKSKADQDKMSQALQKLQEEDPTFRAHTDQETGQTIISGMGELHLDILVDRMKREFKVEANVGAPQVSYRETFRGSAQVQGKFTRQSGGRGQYGDVWIEFSPNEEGKGFEFENAIVGGVVPREYIPAVEAGLRDALDRGVVAGYPLIDIKAKLYDGSYHDVDSNEMAFKIAASMALKAAASKCNPVLLEPVMKVEVVIPEEYLGDIMGNITSRRGRVEGMEARGNAQVVRAMVPLSEMFGYATTLRSATQGRGVFSMVFDHYEEVPKSIAEEIIKKNKGE; encoded by the coding sequence ATGAAACGCGAATTCTCACTAGAGAATACACGTAATATTGGGATCATGGCTCACATTGATGCTGGTAAAACAACAACAACTGAGCGTATCCTTTATTACACTGGTAAGATTCACAAAATCGGTGAAACTCATGAAGGTGCCTCTCAAATGGACTGGATGGAGCAAGAGCAAGAACGTGGTATCACTATCACTTCTGCTGCGACAACAGCTCAATGGAAAGGTAACCGAGTAAACATCATTGACACACCAGGACACGTAGACTTCACTGTAGAGGTTGAACGTTCATTGCGTGTACTTGATGGTGCGGTAACAGTACTTGATGCTCAATCTGGTGTTGAGCCACAAACTGAAACTGTATGGCGTCAAGCTACAACTTATGGTGTTCCACGTATCGTATTCGTTAACAAAATGGATAAAATCGGTGCGGATTTCTTGTATTCAGTGAAAACTCTTCACGAACGTTTACAAGCAAACGCTCACCCAATTCAATTACCAATCGGTTCTGAGGATCAATTCGAAGCAATTATCGATTTAGTTGAAATGAAAGCAATCTTCTATGGTAACGACCTTGGTACTGATATCCAAGAACGTGAAATCCCAGAAGAATATAAAGCACAAGCTGAAGAATACCGTGAGAAATTAATTGAAGCGGTTGCCGAATTAGATGAAGAGCTAATGGAAAAATACTTCGCTGGTGAAGAAATCACTATCGAAGAGCTAAAAGCTGGTATCCGTAAAGCAACTTTATCAGTAGAATTCTATCCAGTTATTTGTGGTACAGCGTTTAAAAACAAAGGTGTTCAATTAATGCTTGATGCAGTAATTGACTATCTACCTGCTCCAACAGACGTAGAAGCAATTAAAGGTGTAGATCCTGACACAGGTGAAGAAATCGTTCGTCACTCTAGCGATGAAGAACCATTCTCTGCATTAGCATTCAAAGTTATGACTGACCCTTATGTTGGTAAATTAACATTCTTCCGTGTGTACTCTGGTATCTTAGATTCAGGTTCATACGTACAAAACTCTACAAAAGGTAAACGTGAACGTGTAGGTCGTATCCTTCAAATGCACGCGAACTCTCGTGAAGAAATTTCAAAAGTATTCGCTGGTGATATCGCTGCGGCTGTAGGTCTTAAAGATACTACTACTGGTGACACTCTTTGTGACGAGAAAAATCTTGTTATCCTTGAGTCTATGGAATTCCCAGAACCAGTTATCTCTTTATCTGTAGAACCAAAATCAAAAGCTGACCAAGATAAAATGAGTCAAGCTTTACAAAAACTTCAAGAAGAAGACCCAACATTCCGTGCTCATACTGACCAAGAAACTGGTCAAACAATCATCTCAGGTATGGGTGAGCTTCACCTTGATATCCTTGTAGACCGTATGAAACGTGAATTCAAAGTAGAAGCTAACGTGGGTGCTCCACAAGTTTCTTACCGCGAAACATTCCGTGGTTCGGCTCAAGTACAAGGTAAATTCACTCGCCAATCTGGTGGTCGTGGACAATACGGTGACGTTTGGATTGAATTTTCTCCAAATGAAGAAGGTAAAGGTTTTGAATTTGAAAATGCAATCGTTGGTGGGGTTGTACCTCGTGAATACATTCCAGCAGTTGAAGCAGGTCTTCGTGACGCGCTTGACCGCGGTGTAGTTGCTGGTTACCCATTAATCGACATCAAAGCGAAATTGTATGATGGATCTTACCATGATGTTGACTCTAACGAAATGGCGTTCAAAATCGCTGCTTCTATGGCTCTTAAAGCTGCAGCTTCTAAATGTAACCCTGTTCTTTTAGAACCAGTAATGAAAGTAGAAGTAGTAATTCCAGAAGAATATCTTGGTGATATCATGGGTAACATCACTTCTCGCCGTGGACGTGTAGAAGGTATGGAAGCTCGCGGTAACGCACAAGTTGTTCGTGCAATGGTTCCACTTTCTGAAATGTTCGGATATGCAACAACATTACGTTCTGCAACACAAGGTCGTGGTGTGTTCTCAATGGTATTCGATCACTATGAAGAAGTACCGAAATCAATTGCTGAAGAAATCATCAAAAAAAATAAAGGTGAATAA
- the bceB gene encoding bacitracin export permease protein BceB, which produces MTLSRLVIRSMRKNLKQYYLYFFALIFSVTLCFSFTTLQYNPSVIEALERSGTASAGFGAASYILYVIITLFVLYANQLFMKRRNKEIGLYQLIGMTKSLVVRLIALENIVLFVFAVGIGMLIGFLSSRLFAMILMKLLEIDMVIQLTFSNEALKQSVVIFAILLVVIILQLIWMVRRVSLLSLFSAAKQADERIKRFSIFQAIMGLLGLLLVAYGYYESTVLFDLEDTGTVKNLFLQMLIIMASTIIGTFLFFRYSVSLIMNAIRANKKGHLKVTDVLAVTPIMHRMKGNSKSLTLITLLTGLAVGIMSLSYIAYYSSGTNARQSSPYDYILLNNQGTEFMDQLQLAGIEFDKDSYEISEVTLNIKDLLPEKLEDDNLVFTGESLTTVLPLSNLQQIEPNVTLKNNEAFITSYATVLSEILPLKAEREITVKAGETEIPLYITEIREDFMLSEQITFGSPVIVVTDEKFEEIQSNSTNEKHTAQIGINLKNKQDIKQAEELFQETGKRFVQPSSYEELRKRNITSLGLTIFVTAFLGLAFLLTTGSILYFKQMAEAEDERESYKILRKIGFSTNDILKGIYAKQAFNFGVPLAIGLLHSYFAVKSGWWLFGTELVAPLLITMGLYIMLYGIFAILSIQYYKRVVKSSL; this is translated from the coding sequence ATGACGCTTAGTCGCTTAGTTATTCGAAGTATGCGAAAGAATCTTAAGCAATATTATTTATATTTCTTTGCACTTATTTTTAGTGTGACACTTTGTTTCTCCTTTACTACACTACAATACAATCCGAGTGTCATTGAAGCATTAGAACGAAGTGGAACAGCTTCTGCAGGTTTTGGAGCTGCAAGCTATATATTATATGTAATCATTACATTGTTTGTACTATACGCAAACCAACTCTTTATGAAAAGAAGAAATAAAGAAATTGGATTATATCAGCTAATTGGAATGACAAAGAGCTTAGTAGTTCGTTTGATTGCACTTGAAAATATTGTACTATTTGTATTTGCTGTCGGTATAGGGATGCTAATAGGCTTTTTAAGCTCACGTTTATTTGCCATGATATTAATGAAGTTGCTCGAAATTGATATGGTGATTCAATTAACATTTTCCAATGAAGCACTTAAACAGTCAGTAGTTATTTTCGCTATTCTTTTAGTAGTTATTATACTTCAGCTCATATGGATGGTTCGACGAGTTTCTTTATTATCCTTGTTCAGTGCAGCAAAACAAGCAGACGAACGCATAAAACGTTTTAGCATTTTCCAAGCAATCATGGGACTATTAGGATTATTACTAGTCGCCTATGGATATTACGAATCAACCGTTTTATTCGATCTTGAGGATACAGGGACAGTTAAAAACCTATTTTTACAGATGCTTATTATAATGGCATCCACTATAATAGGAACATTTCTATTTTTCCGTTACTCAGTTTCACTAATTATGAATGCGATACGCGCAAATAAAAAAGGACATTTAAAGGTAACGGATGTATTAGCAGTAACACCTATTATGCATCGAATGAAAGGGAATTCGAAGTCTCTTACTTTAATTACACTCCTTACAGGTTTAGCTGTAGGGATTATGAGTTTATCCTATATTGCATATTATTCCTCAGGAACGAATGCTAGACAATCTTCTCCGTATGACTATATTTTATTGAATAATCAGGGAACTGAGTTTATGGATCAGCTACAACTTGCAGGGATTGAATTTGATAAAGATAGCTATGAAATATCCGAAGTAACACTGAATATTAAAGATTTACTTCCAGAGAAGTTGGAAGATGATAATCTTGTATTTACGGGGGAATCACTTACAACCGTTTTGCCTTTGAGTAATTTACAGCAAATAGAACCGAACGTAACGTTAAAAAATAATGAAGCGTTCATTACTAGCTATGCTACCGTCCTATCTGAGATATTACCGCTTAAAGCCGAAAGAGAGATTACAGTAAAAGCAGGGGAAACTGAGATACCTTTGTATATTACAGAGATTCGTGAAGACTTTATGTTATCGGAGCAGATAACATTTGGAAGTCCGGTTATAGTGGTAACAGATGAAAAGTTTGAGGAAATTCAGTCAAATAGTACAAATGAGAAACATACAGCACAAATTGGTATTAATCTAAAAAATAAACAAGATATAAAACAAGCAGAAGAGCTATTTCAAGAAACAGGTAAACGTTTTGTTCAACCTTCATCCTATGAAGAACTAAGAAAACGTAATATTACTTCACTTGGCTTAACCATTTTTGTAACAGCCTTTTTAGGATTAGCCTTCTTACTAACGACAGGAAGTATCCTTTACTTTAAACAAATGGCAGAAGCAGAGGATGAAAGAGAGTCTTACAAAATTCTACGTAAAATCGGTTTTTCTACAAACGATATTTTAAAGGGAATTTATGCGAAGCAAGCCTTTAATTTTGGTGTTCCATTAGCGATCGGTTTATTACACAGTTATTTTGCCGTTAAATCAGGCTGGTGGTTATTTGGCACGGAATTAGTTGCTCCATTATTAATAACGATGGGCTTATATATTATGCTGTACGGTATTTTTGCAATTCTTTCAATCCAATATTATAAAAGGGTTGTAAAAAGTTCATTATAA
- the rpsL gene encoding 30S ribosomal protein S12, with amino-acid sequence MPTINQLVRKPRKSKITKSNSPALNRGYNSFKKSLTNVNSPQKRGVCTRVGTMTPKKPNSALRKYARVRLTNQIEVTAYIPGEGHNLQEHSVVLIRGGRVKDLPGVRYHIVRGALDTAGVNGRMQSRSLYGTKRPKEKK; translated from the coding sequence ATGCCTACAATTAACCAATTGGTACGTAAGCCTCGTAAATCTAAAATCACGAAATCAAATTCACCTGCGTTAAATAGAGGGTATAACAGTTTCAAAAAATCTTTAACAAACGTTAACTCTCCACAAAAACGTGGCGTTTGTACTCGTGTTGGTACAATGACACCTAAAAAACCTAACTCAGCGTTACGTAAATACGCTCGTGTACGTTTAACAAACCAAATCGAAGTTACAGCTTACATTCCTGGTGAAGGTCATAACTTACAAGAACACAGCGTTGTATTAATTCGCGGTGGACGTGTAAAAGACTTACCAGGGGTACGTTATCATATCGTTCGTGGTGCTCTTGATACTGCTGGTGTAAACGGCCGTATGCAATCACGTTCTCTATATGGTACAAAACGTCCAAAAGAGAAAAAATAA
- a CDS encoding sodium:proton antiporter, producing the protein MGAIMNAVIVAVVVMLVLSLMRVNVVISLVIGGVIGGLAAGLSITDTIEAFNGGLGEGAEVALSYGLLGSFAVAISKTGITELLINNILGLVNKNGESNKKGLVKALIFIFLFLMAIFSQNLIPIHIAFIPLLVPPILKILNMLEIDRRLIACILTFGLITPYIFLPYGFGFIYQDLVAKQIGLAGLEIQMSDIPKAMALPALGMVVGLILAFFVYRKPRKYNNNEVNEEKFEVTIKARNILFTILALVVAVLVQISTDSMIIAALSGILVLYVTGALKWNDADVILSEGMRMMAFIGFVIISANGFSSVINATGHVESLVENTLAILNGNISLAVLLMLIIGLVVTMGIGSSFATIPIIAAIFVPLSLELDLSPLAIIALIGTAGALGDAGSPASDSTLGPTSGLNADGQHNHIWDSCVPTFIFYNIPLIIFGWMAIMFVL; encoded by the coding sequence GTGGGTGCAATTATGAACGCAGTTATTGTAGCTGTTGTCGTTATGTTAGTTTTAAGTTTAATGCGAGTTAATGTAGTAATTTCGCTAGTAATTGGCGGTGTAATAGGTGGGTTGGCAGCTGGGTTATCAATAACTGATACTATAGAAGCCTTTAATGGAGGTCTCGGTGAGGGAGCCGAAGTCGCCCTTAGCTATGGTTTACTTGGTAGCTTTGCAGTAGCCATCTCTAAAACGGGTATTACTGAACTTTTAATAAATAACATTTTAGGTCTAGTCAATAAAAATGGAGAATCGAATAAGAAAGGATTAGTGAAAGCACTTATCTTCATCTTCTTATTTTTAATGGCTATCTTTTCTCAAAACCTAATACCTATACATATTGCATTTATTCCATTATTGGTGCCACCAATATTGAAAATTCTCAATATGTTAGAAATAGATCGTCGTCTAATCGCGTGTATTTTAACATTCGGTTTAATAACACCGTACATATTCCTACCGTACGGATTTGGGTTTATCTATCAAGATTTAGTAGCTAAACAAATAGGACTTGCAGGACTTGAAATTCAAATGTCTGATATACCAAAGGCGATGGCATTACCAGCGCTCGGGATGGTGGTTGGATTAATTCTTGCGTTTTTTGTTTATCGCAAACCAAGAAAGTATAATAATAATGAAGTAAATGAAGAGAAATTTGAAGTAACAATAAAAGCTAGAAATATATTGTTTACAATTCTTGCGCTAGTCGTCGCAGTACTAGTGCAAATCTCAACAGATTCTATGATTATAGCTGCACTTTCCGGAATATTAGTGTTGTATGTAACAGGTGCACTAAAATGGAATGATGCGGACGTCATTCTATCAGAAGGAATGCGAATGATGGCATTTATCGGATTTGTTATTATTTCTGCAAATGGATTCTCATCGGTTATTAATGCAACTGGCCATGTAGAATCTCTTGTTGAAAATACATTAGCAATTCTAAATGGGAATATAAGCTTAGCTGTTCTGCTAATGCTTATTATCGGTTTAGTCGTTACGATGGGAATCGGATCGTCCTTTGCAACAATCCCTATTATTGCAGCAATATTTGTTCCATTGTCTTTAGAGTTAGACTTAAGTCCTTTAGCTATTATTGCTTTAATAGGAACAGCCGGCGCCTTAGGAGATGCTGGATCGCCAGCATCAGACTCAACACTTGGTCCGACTTCTGGGTTAAATGCAGATGGGCAGCATAATCATATTTGGGACTCATGTGTACCAACCTTTATTTTCTATAACATTCCTTTAATTATTTTTGGATGGATGGCAATCATGTTTGTACTATAA
- the rpsJ gene encoding 30S ribosomal protein S10, with amino-acid sequence MAKQKIRIRLKAYDHRVLDQSAEKIVETAKRSGASVSGPIPLPTEKSVYTILRAVHKYKDSREQFEMRTHKRLIDIINPTPQTVDALMKLDLPSGVDIEIKL; translated from the coding sequence ATGGCAAAACAAAAGATTCGTATCCGTTTAAAAGCGTATGATCACCGTGTTCTAGATCAATCCGCTGAGAAAATTGTGGAAACTGCTAAACGTTCAGGTGCAAGTGTATCAGGTCCGATCCCGTTACCAACTGAGAAGTCTGTGTACACAATTCTTCGTGCGGTTCACAAGTACAAAGATTCTCGTGAACAATTCGAAATGCGTACGCATAAACGTTTGATCGACATCATTAACCCAACACCACAAACTGTTGATGCGTTAATGAAACTTGACTTACCATCTGGCGTTGATATTGAAATCAAACTTTAA
- the tuf gene encoding elongation factor Tu encodes MAKEKFDRSKTHANIGTIGHVDHGKTTLTAAIATVLSKKMGGTAKSYADIDNAPEEKERGITINTSHVEYETESRHYAHVDCPGHADYVKNMITGAAQMDGGILVVSAADGPMPQTREHILLSRQVGVPYLVVFLNKCDMVDDEELLELVEMEVRDLLSEYDFPGDDVPVIKGSALKALEGEPEWEEKIVELMDAVDSYIPTPERDTEKPFMMPVEDVFSITGRGTVATGRVERGQVKVGDVVEIIGLAEEAKSTTVTGVEMFRKLLDYAEAGDNIGALLRGVAREEIQRGQVLAKPGSITPHTTFKAEVYVLSKEEGGRHTPFFSNYRPQFYFRTTDVTGVINLPEGVEMVMPGDNIEMNVELISPIALEEGTKFSIREGGRTVGAGVVASIQK; translated from the coding sequence ATGGCTAAAGAAAAATTTGACCGTTCGAAAACGCATGCTAACATTGGTACAATTGGACACGTTGACCATGGTAAAACTACATTAACTGCTGCTATCGCAACAGTACTTTCTAAAAAAATGGGTGGTACAGCTAAATCATACGCTGATATCGATAACGCTCCAGAAGAAAAAGAACGTGGTATCACAATCAATACTTCTCACGTAGAATATGAAACTGAATCTCGTCACTATGCACACGTTGACTGCCCAGGACACGCTGACTATGTTAAAAACATGATCACTGGTGCTGCTCAAATGGACGGCGGTATCTTAGTAGTATCTGCTGCTGATGGTCCAATGCCACAAACTCGTGAACACATCCTTTTATCACGTCAAGTAGGTGTACCATACTTAGTAGTATTCTTAAACAAATGTGATATGGTAGACGACGAAGAGTTATTAGAATTAGTAGAAATGGAAGTTCGTGACTTATTATCTGAATATGATTTCCCAGGTGACGATGTTCCTGTAATTAAAGGTTCTGCTCTTAAAGCTCTTGAAGGTGAACCAGAATGGGAAGAAAAAATCGTTGAGTTAATGGACGCTGTAGACAGCTATATCCCAACTCCAGAACGTGACACTGAAAAACCATTCATGATGCCAGTAGAGGACGTATTCTCTATCACTGGTCGTGGTACAGTTGCAACTGGTCGTGTAGAACGCGGTCAAGTTAAAGTTGGTGACGTAGTAGAAATTATCGGTCTTGCTGAAGAAGCTAAATCTACAACTGTAACTGGTGTAGAAATGTTCCGTAAATTATTAGACTATGCTGAAGCTGGAGACAACATTGGTGCATTATTACGTGGTGTTGCTCGTGAAGAAATCCAACGTGGACAAGTATTAGCTAAACCAGGCTCAATCACTCCACACACTACTTTCAAAGCTGAAGTTTACGTTTTATCAAAAGAAGAAGGTGGACGTCACACTCCATTCTTCTCTAACTACCGTCCTCAGTTTTACTTCCGTACAACTGACGTAACTGGTGTTATTAACTTACCAGAAGGCGTAGAAATGGTTATGCCTGGTGACAACATCGAAATGAACGTAGAATTAATCTCTCCAATCGCTCTTGAAGAAGGTACAAAATTCTCTATCCGTGAGGGTGGCCGTACTGTAGGAGCTGGAGTAGTAGCTTCTATCCAAAAATAA
- the rpsG gene encoding 30S ribosomal protein S7 has protein sequence MPRKGPVSKRDVLPDPIYNSKLVTRLINKMMIDGKRGTSQKILYGAFELVKERSGNDPIEVFEAALNNVMPVLEVRARRVGGSNYQVPVEVRPERRITLGLRYLVNYSRLRGEKTMEERLANEILDASNNTGASVKKREDMHKMAEANKAFAHYRW, from the coding sequence ATGCCTCGTAAAGGTCCTGTTTCCAAACGTGACGTGTTACCAGATCCAATTTATAATTCAAAACTAGTAACTCGTTTAATCAACAAAATGATGATTGATGGTAAAAGAGGTACTTCTCAAAAGATTTTATACGGTGCGTTCGAATTAGTTAAAGAACGTTCTGGTAATGATCCTATCGAAGTATTCGAAGCTGCATTAAATAATGTAATGCCAGTTCTTGAAGTACGTGCTCGCCGTGTTGGTGGTTCTAACTACCAAGTACCGGTTGAAGTTCGTCCAGAACGTCGTATTACATTAGGACTTCGTTATTTAGTTAACTACTCTCGTCTTCGTGGTGAAAAAACTATGGAAGAGCGTTTAGCGAACGAAATCCTTGATGCATCTAACAACACAGGTGCTTCAGTTAAAAAACGCGAAGATATGCACAAAATGGCAGAAGCAAACAAAGCATTTGCACACTATCGTTGGTAA
- the bceR gene encoding sensory transduction protein BceR — MDTKVLVIEDDQSIFEMIQERFVGWDMQVIKPPDFQKVIDYFIDERPQLVIIDIQLPAFDGFHWCREIRTISKVPIIFLSSRDHPMDMVMAMQLGADDFVQKPFHMDVLLAKVQAILRRTYDYTEEETELVRWNNATVDYSKATVMVGNNSCDLTKNELFILRLLLQHVNKVVSRDELMRKLWDDERFVNDNTLSVNVNRLRIKLEEIGLKDVIITKKGLGYMAISL; from the coding sequence GTGGATACAAAAGTGCTTGTTATAGAAGATGATCAATCCATTTTTGAAATGATACAGGAACGTTTTGTAGGCTGGGATATGCAAGTTATTAAACCGCCTGATTTTCAAAAAGTAATTGATTATTTTATTGATGAAAGACCACAGTTAGTCATTATAGATATTCAACTACCTGCTTTTGATGGATTCCACTGGTGTAGAGAAATCCGAACTATTTCAAAAGTACCTATCATTTTTTTATCTTCTAGGGATCATCCAATGGATATGGTAATGGCTATGCAATTGGGAGCGGACGATTTCGTCCAGAAGCCGTTTCATATGGATGTATTGCTAGCGAAGGTACAAGCTATTTTACGGCGTACATATGATTACACTGAAGAAGAGACGGAATTAGTACGTTGGAATAATGCAACGGTAGATTATAGCAAGGCCACGGTAATGGTTGGTAATAATTCATGTGACCTGACAAAAAATGAGCTATTTATATTAAGACTGCTGTTACAACATGTCAATAAGGTTGTTTCAAGAGATGAATTAATGCGTAAACTTTGGGATGATGAAAGATTTGTGAATGATAATACGCTGTCAGTTAACGTGAATCGACTGAGAATTAAGCTTGAAGAGATAGGATTAAAAGATGTAATAATAACGAAAAAAGGATTAGGCTATATGGCGATTTCATTATAG
- the bceS gene encoding sensor protein BceS, which produces MLFLLFLKERWAWISFILALLIFINTVFFLDSGLSGISISYFNIVTVLLAAAFFAWRYFKETKALVHFLGNLSNVRETLNSENTTLSPFQKKYFEEFQKIIQRNEALINHLKVKHLEDTEGQLAWVHEMKTPLTAMNLMIEQVEDVKLRNRLENEWMRAHLLLDQQLHHTRLASIEKDNRLEKVVLKAIIFKEIREFQTWCMEKGIGFQTDALDQEVISDRKWLSFIVRQILSNAIKYSHKNSEINIFTEIDDTGHVLLHFEDNGIGISPEDIPRVFQKSYTGTIGRESVQSSGMGLYLAQNAAEKLGIGIFVNSMLHKGSTFTLRFPMQNEYQNIIGR; this is translated from the coding sequence ATGCTTTTTTTATTGTTTTTAAAAGAACGTTGGGCATGGATTTCTTTCATCCTTGCACTGTTAATATTTATTAATACCGTATTCTTTTTAGATTCAGGGTTGTCTGGAATATCAATTAGTTATTTTAATATAGTCACGGTATTGCTGGCTGCTGCATTCTTTGCATGGCGTTATTTTAAGGAAACCAAAGCATTAGTTCATTTCCTGGGAAATTTATCGAATGTAAGAGAAACATTAAATTCGGAGAATACTACACTTTCCCCTTTTCAAAAAAAATATTTTGAGGAATTTCAAAAAATCATTCAACGGAATGAGGCTCTCATAAATCATTTGAAAGTTAAACATTTAGAGGACACGGAAGGTCAGCTTGCTTGGGTTCACGAAATGAAAACCCCACTGACTGCAATGAACTTGATGATTGAACAGGTGGAAGATGTAAAACTTCGAAATAGACTTGAAAATGAGTGGATGAGAGCGCATTTATTATTAGACCAACAGCTACATCATACGAGACTTGCTTCTATAGAAAAAGATAATCGATTAGAAAAGGTCGTTTTAAAGGCTATTATTTTCAAAGAGATTCGGGAGTTTCAGACATGGTGTATGGAAAAAGGAATTGGTTTTCAAACAGATGCATTAGATCAGGAAGTTATTTCCGATAGAAAATGGTTATCTTTTATTGTGCGACAAATCCTTTCAAATGCCATTAAATATAGTCATAAAAACAGTGAAATTAATATTTTCACGGAAATAGACGATACAGGACATGTACTTCTACATTTCGAGGATAATGGGATAGGTATTAGCCCAGAGGATATTCCTCGAGTTTTCCAAAAATCATATACCGGAACAATTGGTCGAGAATCGGTCCAATCTTCAGGGATGGGTCTTTATTTAGCGCAAAATGCAGCGGAAAAATTAGGGATAGGGATATTTGTTAACTCAATGTTACATAAAGGCTCCACATTCACTTTAAGGTTCCCAATGCAAAATGAATATCAAAACATTATCGGTAGATGA
- the bceA gene encoding bacitracin export ATP-binding protein BceA — MSVLVGRKIRKIYGKKSTAQEVLKGIDIEVSKGEFVGIMGPSGSGKTTLLNVLCSIDHPTEGVVEISGQSLSGMKEKDLARFRREQLGFIFQDYNLLDTLTVKENILLPFSISRLPKVAAENRLKELVEILGIADILNKYPNEISGGQKQRTSAARALITNPALVFADEPTGALDSKSATALLTNLEKINQQKSATIMMVTHDSVAASFCSRVLFLKDGAIYTEVYRGDKTRQQFFQQIINTQSVLGGDGYDA, encoded by the coding sequence ATGTCTGTATTAGTTGGTAGAAAAATTAGAAAAATATATGGCAAGAAATCTACAGCACAGGAAGTGTTGAAGGGAATTGATATAGAAGTTAGTAAGGGTGAGTTTGTAGGAATTATGGGGCCATCAGGTTCTGGTAAAACAACACTATTAAATGTCTTATGTTCAATCGATCATCCTACTGAGGGAGTTGTAGAAATCAGCGGGCAAAGTTTAAGTGGCATGAAAGAAAAAGATTTAGCTAGATTCCGACGAGAGCAGCTTGGTTTTATATTTCAGGATTATAATCTTCTCGACACACTTACAGTAAAAGAGAATATCTTACTTCCATTTTCTATTAGTAGGTTGCCGAAAGTAGCAGCAGAAAACCGATTAAAAGAGTTGGTTGAAATTTTAGGAATTGCAGATATTTTAAATAAATATCCAAATGAAATATCAGGTGGACAAAAGCAAAGGACTTCTGCGGCTCGTGCATTAATTACAAATCCTGCGTTAGTATTTGCAGACGAGCCAACTGGAGCATTGGATTCCAAATCAGCAACAGCATTGTTAACGAACTTAGAAAAAATAAATCAACAAAAATCTGCGACAATCATGATGGTTACCCATGACTCTGTAGCTGCGAGCTTCTGTTCACGAGTCTTATTTTTAAAAGATGGCGCAATCTATACAGAAGTTTATAGAGGGGATAAAACTAGACAACAATTTTTCCAACAGATTATCAATACTCAAAGTGTACTAGGCGGTGACGGCTATGACGCTTAG